The window TATCAGCCCCAAAACCGTGGAGCGCCACCGCTCCAACATTATGAACAAACTTGATCTGCACAATGTCTCCGAGTTGACTTCCTTTGCCATTGAAAAGAATTTGGTCGGAAATTAGCTTTTTTCAACCATTTTGCCTTAAACTTATTGAAAATCATATAGATTTCATAATCTGGATCTGTAAAATCCAAGGCTTGGCCTGTATCTTCATTTCCACCCCGGAATACCGGCCCTGTAAATGGAAATGGGTAAATCCCCCCATATAAAATAAAAATTATCTATATTAAAGTATATTGGACCGATCAATTTTTTAGTTTTTGTTAAAAAATGATCAATTTTGTTCGATTTAAGGGGAGGGCAAAAATTGGGCAAAGGAGCTGTTTTCTTTGCGTGAGCTATGTAATCTGCTATTGTCGATTTTCTGGCACAGTTTGCAGATACCAGACAGTGCAATAAAGTTGTCGGGGAATAATGGTAAATGGAACGATAAACAACATTAAGAAAAAAGGTGTCGTCGGGGCAGCAGCTTTTGTGGTGATGTTGGTCGGCTTGTATATCTGTTCTCTTTACAATTTGCTGTTATTTCATATGCTGGCGGAAATGTTTGCGGTGGTCACCGCATGCAGTATTTTTGTGGTGACATGGAACGCCAGGACGTTTTTTAAGGAAAAACAGTTTTTTCCCTTTATCGGGATAGCTTATCTTTTCGTGGGTATCCTGGACCTGGTTCATGCCATGACCTATAAAGGGGTGAATATCATTCCCTCTATTGATGCCAATATCCCCACCCAGCTTTGGGTATCTGCCCGTTATCTTGAAAGTATTACGCTGCTCTCTTCATTTTTTATATTTAAAAACAAGAAAAAGGCAGAAACCTATTTATTGGGGTTCACGGCTATTACTGCGCTGATTTTGCTTTCTATATTTTACTGGCAGATTTTTCCTGACTGCTATCTTGAAAATGCGGGCGGCCTGACCACTTTTAAAAAAAACAGCGAGTACGCCATATGCCTGATTCTGGCGTCGGCCCTCGGTGCGCTTTATTTTAACCGGGCCCGGTTCGACAAAACACTTTTCAACTGGTTGCAGGCATCCATCTTTATCACCATTGTTTCTGAGTTGCTCTTTACAACGTATATCGGCCTTTACAGTGCAGCAAACATACTCGGCCATTATTTTAAAATCGTTTCTTTTTTTTGTTTGTACAAAGCACTGATTGAAACCGGTCTTTCACAACCGTACAGCCTGTTGTACAAAGATCTTGCCGACAGCAGGGAAAGCTATCAGGAGTTGTTTTCCAATATGATGGACGGGTTTGCCAGGCACCGGATGATCATGGACGAAAACGGCAACCCAGTTGATTATGAATTTTTGGAAACCAATCAGGCTTTTGAAAGATTGACCGGCCTTAAGGATGTAGTGGGGAAAAAAGCGACTCGGCTGCTGCCGGATATCAAAAATGATCCAATGGACTGGATTGATGTTTATGGGAAAGTTGCCCTTAAAGGAGAATCGGCCCGGTTTGAAAGCTATCTCACGTCACTGAAGAAATGGTATTCCATAAACGCCTATTCGGTTAATCACGGTGAATTTGTAACGATTTTTGAAGATATCACTGAAAGAAAAGAAGCTGTTGATGCTTTGTTTTCCCAAAGGGAGTTGCTAAACACAACACTGGCGCACCTCGGGGACGGTGTGATCTCTTCGGATAAAGCCGGTCGGATTGCCTTTATCAATCCGGCTGCGGAAAAATTGACCGGGTGGCCCCGGGCAGACGCGTTGGAAAAGAAATTAGAACAGATTTTTAAAGTGTGCCGGAAAGAACAAGATGAGCCCATTTGCAATGAGGCCGGGGGGGACTTCCTGTACAAAGATCAATTGATGGTCTTTCCCGATGAAGGTATGTTGCTAAACCGTGATGGGACCCGGATTCCTATTGAGGAGACGGTCAATCCGGTTAAAGACAAAAATGGGGATGTCATTGGGCTCGTTCTTATTTTTCGAGACATTACCGTCTGGAAGCAATTCCAGAAAAAGCTGCAGGAGGACAACGAATTACTGGAGGACAAAGTTGCCGAACGGACTCGGACCTTGCACCAGACCGTAGAGCATCTGCAAAAAGAAATTGCACAACGTGTGAAGGCTGACACCCGCAACCGGAAAGCTGATCAGGAACTTCAGGCACGGACCAGCCAACTGCGGGCCCTGGCCGGAAAGTTGACCATGGCAGAACAGGCTGAACGCAGGCGGGTCGCAAAGGTGCTGCATGACGGTATCCAGCAGTATATGGCAGCAGCCAAACTTCACCTAAGCGGCCTTGAACGTAAAATAGAAGACCCGCAATTAAGTGCTATGGCTCGAAAAATAGAAGCAACCATTGGCACCTGTATTCAAATGGCCCGGTCTCTAAGTGCAGATTTAAGCCCGCCGGCCCTTTACAGGGGAGGACTGATTTCAGGTCTCAGGTGGCTTGCCGGCAGGATGCAGGAACGCCATGGATTTCGAGTGACTTTTAAATCTGAGATAGAAAATGTATCTCTTCCCGAGGATATTGTGCTGCTGGTTTTTGAGTCGGTCCGTGAACTGCTGTTTAATTCAGTCAAACATTCCGGAATGTCCGAAGCGCAGGTAATGTTGAAAAAAAGCGAAGAAAATCAACTCTGCCTTTGCGTGCAGGATGATGGCAATGGTTTTGACTCATCTGAAATTTTTGTTTCAGAAAATATGAAACAAGGCTTTGGCCTGTTCAGTATCCAGGAGCGGATTAATTTGATCGGGGGGACTTTTGAAATTAAAAGCCAGCCCGGCCATGGCAGCCGATTTAACATCTTGCTTCCTTATAAAACAGAGGCCGGGCCGTTGTCTGCCGGTAACGAGCCGGAAGATTCCCTTGAAAATTCTGTGGATAAGAATGATTCCAAACAATCAAAAAAAGATATCCGGGTACTTCTCGCAGATGACCACGCCATCTTCCGTAAAGGTGTATTCCAGTCGCTTAAGGAAACTGACGGTATCGAGGTGGTCGGCCAGGCCCATGACGGCCTGGAAATTGTTGAATTGGCCCAACAGCTCAATCCTGATGTCATTTTGATGGATATCAACATGCCCGGCATCGACGGGATTGAAGCGACCCACCGTATTTACCAGGCCCATCCGAACATAAAGATCCTGGCCCTTTCCATGTATGAGAAAAAAGATTATGCCCGGGATATGATTTCAGCTGGTGCCGTTGATTTTATAAGTAAGGGATGCACTTCATCCGAAATGGTGGCAGCAATTAGAAATGCCGTAACGGTTTCCCTGTAAGCCTGCGTGCTTACAGCGTCACTTGCATTTTTTAAGCAAAGATTGTCTCAATATCACGTCTGTCCAACCGGTAAAATCGGTTTTCTTTTAACCTGTGTTTTTTATGTCTATCTCTGCAAGGTGTTACTCAACCCCTTACAGAGATGGCACATTTATTAAGGAGAATCAAAATGTCACATGAAAACGGTAACAACCGGAAATCAGAAGATACAACAAAAAAACAAAGTGAACAAAAAACTCCGCCCACTGCTGATGATTTGGATGTCTGTACATCAGACTATGCATGGGCCGAACATGCAAGGCCGAACGATGAAGGCCCCGAACCTTGTGATGACGGGCGCGGCATTCAATTTGATAAGAGTAAAGGATAAACATTATGGATATTTCAACATAATGGGCAATTAAGCCTATCTTAAAGGTAAACATGTTTCATTTAAGCTAAAATAATCAAGCGAATCGCATCATAATTATTGGAGATCGTTGTGAAAAAGTGTTTTTGGAGAGAACAGGAATTTGAACTGTCTTCACTTGAAACCAATGCCGGCATTGTCGAGCATTACTCGTTGATGTACAAGGCTCTGGACAAAATGCTTGGCCTAGGCGAGGGAGATGACCCAGATCATCCTTTGTCTTTCAGGTCGGCCGGAGTAATGGAAGACAAAAAAACCGGTTAGCAATATTAATCTACAGGTGGCACAGTTGAAATAAATATATTCTATGTTTTATCAAGACGTTATGGTTATTCTGATGACAACTTTTTCTTTTCCGAATTTAATGAGCCAGCCTCATTTCAAAATTTATAAATGCGATAACCCTGGTTAAAAAAAACGAACATTCAATATTGTTTTAACGTTTTGATAAGGTTAAATTTTAGGCAGCAACAAGGTCTTTCCTTTAAAAAACAGCC is drawn from uncultured Desulfobacter sp. and contains these coding sequences:
- a CDS encoding MASE3 domain-containing protein, coding for MVNGTINNIKKKGVVGAAAFVVMLVGLYICSLYNLLLFHMLAEMFAVVTACSIFVVTWNARTFFKEKQFFPFIGIAYLFVGILDLVHAMTYKGVNIIPSIDANIPTQLWVSARYLESITLLSSFFIFKNKKKAETYLLGFTAITALILLSIFYWQIFPDCYLENAGGLTTFKKNSEYAICLILASALGALYFNRARFDKTLFNWLQASIFITIVSELLFTTYIGLYSAANILGHYFKIVSFFCLYKALIETGLSQPYSLLYKDLADSRESYQELFSNMMDGFARHRMIMDENGNPVDYEFLETNQAFERLTGLKDVVGKKATRLLPDIKNDPMDWIDVYGKVALKGESARFESYLTSLKKWYSINAYSVNHGEFVTIFEDITERKEAVDALFSQRELLNTTLAHLGDGVISSDKAGRIAFINPAAEKLTGWPRADALEKKLEQIFKVCRKEQDEPICNEAGGDFLYKDQLMVFPDEGMLLNRDGTRIPIEETVNPVKDKNGDVIGLVLIFRDITVWKQFQKKLQEDNELLEDKVAERTRTLHQTVEHLQKEIAQRVKADTRNRKADQELQARTSQLRALAGKLTMAEQAERRRVAKVLHDGIQQYMAAAKLHLSGLERKIEDPQLSAMARKIEATIGTCIQMARSLSADLSPPALYRGGLISGLRWLAGRMQERHGFRVTFKSEIENVSLPEDIVLLVFESVRELLFNSVKHSGMSEAQVMLKKSEENQLCLCVQDDGNGFDSSEIFVSENMKQGFGLFSIQERINLIGGTFEIKSQPGHGSRFNILLPYKTEAGPLSAGNEPEDSLENSVDKNDSKQSKKDIRVLLADDHAIFRKGVFQSLKETDGIEVVGQAHDGLEIVELAQQLNPDVILMDINMPGIDGIEATHRIYQAHPNIKILALSMYEKKDYARDMISAGAVDFISKGCTSSEMVAAIRNAVTVSL